The following is a genomic window from Oncorhynchus masou masou isolate Uvic2021 chromosome 6, UVic_Omas_1.1, whole genome shotgun sequence.
cctgatctaacatctctgagaaacctgaaaatagctgtgaaacaacatccaacctgacaaaatTTGacagaatctgcagagaagaataggagaaactccccaaatacaggtgtgccaagcttgtagcatcttacccaagaagactcaaggctgtaatcgctgccaaaggtgcttcaacaaagcactgagtaaagggtctgaatattgtAAACATGCCATCAGTTCCATATTTTTAACATGTttgaaaaaaattataaaaacctgtttttgctttgtcattatgaggtattgtgtgtaggtagattgactttttccacatttcgttacaACTTTATTCTAaatcaaggtgtctgaatactttccgaatccactgtatgtggacaccacttcaaatgagtggatttggctatttcagccacacccgttgctgacaggtatataaaatcaaagacaaacattggtagtagaatggcccgtactgaagagctcagtgactttcaacgtggcactgtcataggatgccacttttccaacaagtcagttcatcatatttctgccctgctgttattgtgaagtggaaacgtctagtaGCAATACcactcagctgcgaagtggtaggccacacaagctcacagaacggaaccgccgagtgctgaagtgcgtaaaaattgtctgtccttggttgcaacactcagtaccgagttccaaactgcctctggaagcaacgtcagcacaataactgttcgtcgggagcttcatgaaatgggtttccatggctgaacagccacacacaaacctaaagatcaccatgcacaatgccaagcgttggctggagaggtgtaaagcttgtcgccattggactctggagcagtggaaatacgttctctggagtgatgcatccggcagtccgatggacgaatcttgGGTTGGaggatgcatagtgccaactgtaaagtttggtggaagagtaataatgatctggggctgttggtcatggttcgggctaggcccctttgttccagtgGAGGGAAATCTTAACGGTACAGCGTACAATGGCAttttagatgattctgtgcttccaactttgtggcaagaatttggggaaggccctttcatgtttcaacatgtcaatggcctcgtgcacaaagcgaggtccaaacagaaagtttgttgagatcggtgtggaagaacttcactggcctgcacagagccctgacctcaaccccattgaacacctgtgggatgaattggaacgccgactgcaaacCAGGCCTACTTagccaacctcactaatgctcttttggctgactggaagcaagtccctgcagcaaagTAACAACATCtcgtagaaagccttcccagaagagtggggctgttatagcagtaaataTGGGAtgaactccatattaatgcccatgattttggaattagatgtttaACGAGCAAGTGTCCACTTGCTTTTGGTCATCTAGcgtatcatactaatttgagggTCCCGTacttacatttactatgttacgtttaGTCCATGAATTCAGGCTGGCTTTCTGCCTCAGAACTGCATTCCTTTATtgcatctcccattcctctcaagctTCAGGTGACTCTTCAATTGATGTTTTCAAAAGATCAGGAACCAGCAGCCAGGTGGAACAAAAAAGCGGGTAGTGTCCAGAAGCATCCTTCAAACAAAAACAattagacagctagccagccagccaagccAAAAATAGTTGTTCTGTCAGTCCATCAGCAAATCTGTGTGTCAAAACCACCAGAAATATCCAGCAAAACTTAATGTCATCAAAAACAAAACAGCGGATTTAAAAATGGATGAAACACAAAAATAATTGTATATGAACATATTTACAGGAGCGCTCTGCTTAGGCTGCTACTAGTGCACCATGGAAACTACAGAACTAATGACGTGGATGTTTTATTGAAGTGCCTTATGTCACTTATCACAACATGACACTCATGAAGGTGCATGTATGCAACTTTCAAAGGAAGTGCGACACAAAATTATACCTTGAGGTACATTACAGTAATGGAGCTTATAAAACTGACACCGCCTCAGAGCTTTTTTCACAAGCAACACAGTGGTATGCAAACAAAGATATTGACAGGGCTGTGCACAAGCTCATTAGAAGACTGAACTAATTCTTTATATTTGGGGAAAATAAGGTTAAGGTAATAAAACATCAGTACTACTGTAGTTCCATGCTATTCCAAAACAAATTGTATGAATCTTTTCCATTTTGtaatttatttcattttataCATGCTACATAATCTCAGACTTTGTCAGCAGATGACTGTGGCCTAAGAATAGCCCTTGCACAACCATAACCCTTGACCTAACACTTACTATTACATGAACCCTCTCAATAGTATAGATCTCATCACAAGCTCTTGCCATAACTCTGACCAACAGTACTTGATAAAGTAATGCACAGATATTCttagtaaaaaaataacaaaaaagcaCATTTGTCAAAAGGTTTAATTTAGGCATACCATTAGAACAAGGGCAAGTTGTGATAGGCATGGTAGGAAGACAGACCAAACAAAAATAGGAACCAGACTGCACAAAACAGCCCCTTATACAAACACACAGACCATGTCAGACATAACAAATGTGGTCATACCACATTAGTTAAATTTAgacagaaaaaaagaaagaagaaaaatttaaatttgaaaacatctgaagcacCACGGTGAACTATAAAATAATGGGGTAAGTTCACAAACTCAGAAAGCCATGATGTTAAATAGACCTGACTGCCTAGAGTTTAAATACAATCAATTATCTCTTCCTACACACAACAGCATATCATTAAACAAAAATAATACATAACTCTGAAAAGCAAAAACCCTAAAACAACTTTTTAAAACCTCCTCTAGTGTTAATGTCTCTTAAAGATGAAAATGAACAAACAACCTCAGAGGTGCGCATACTGTCACTCACACAGTCACTTCAGTTACACAAACCAGAACAGATATAGCACAAACATATTTCAAGAGAATTGTCATTGTGTTTGCAAAATGTAACTAGTTGTAGGTTCGGTTAGATTCATTCACTTCAAAGATACAGAAACGTGTGAACCATCACGCAGAGAAGAATTTCAAGGACACCATGTGGAGTTTTCCTCATAGTTATCTGCCTGTGTGAAAGCCAGAGTATCTGGAAGGATACTCATGATATAGTTCAATAAATCCAGCCAAAAGCTCATTTAAACCCAACAGCCCTGCAAATGGGAATCAAATTCTCCAAGCTGGAAATTGATATTAATAAATATCATGTACAATAGGTGTATTTTAAGTGCATATTTTTACAAACAGATTCAAGAACAGCTGATTGCCATTTGAACACGACTGATTGTGCATAAACAACAAAAAGGAATACAGGATATTGTAATATCTTTTTGCACTACACATTAACGGTTTGAGGTATTAGAAATTCTACATGGAGGTTTTGAGGAGTCATTTTTATATTTCctcttcaaaatatattttgtgggCTAAGAGAAGGAGGAAATGCAGCAATGCTTTCCAGATGAGAACAAGGTGAGGAACGcacagaaaaacacatttttaaatgAGCCTTTCCTGTTTGGTTGCTCCAGAGATTTGGGGCTTTTGGTGGTGAAAGGTACAACATGCCATTGCCCCTCTATAGGAGATTGAGCTTGACAGTAAGCAAAAGGTTGTCAAGCTGATGTTTagtcttttttttttaagtctctGTTTATTCTATTCCTTCCCCAAATACTAAAACACATCACACTAAACCATAGTCTTTCTTTTCCACCTATAGCAGCTATGGAGTAACAGCAGTGGCTAGTTGGCGGCCCATGCCTCCAAATCCTTCATGtcatcctcatcttcctcttGCTTCTTCTGTACTGTAAGAATGAACCACATTCATTTAATAGAGTAAGAAAGATTTTTCAATCTGCCTATAAATAAAGACTGAGGTAGCATATGCTACAATGTATGACAATTACATTGACTTTTCAGTGTTTCATGTTGGGTATCGCACCAAATTATTATTGTGtacattttctctctccctcctcatctccacaTACAGTATTTTATAAACAAAGGCATTAAATTAAATTCCTGCCAGTGATCTTAAGAGATATTAGCTAGCTTTAAAGGAGGCTAAGCTTGAGTGGCTAAGCCAATATATCCATTACCTGCTGGTCTTGCAGGTAATGACGTAGAGGGTACATTTGGCAGCGGTACATTCTCTGTGCTTGCGATTTCTAGCAGGTTTTTGTCTAGTTCCTCTTGTTCCAGTTCTTCCAATTCCGCCAAGAGATCATCCTAAACAAACAAATATAATGTCATTAGGGGCTAGACATGTCTACATATCCAAAGAAGATAAGGATACATTTAATAACAACAACGATAGTAGATGACTGCAGCCTGATTCGGTATGAGTCCTATCCGTGATCTTTGGGATgtccctaccccattgaagttgacatttaaaatggttaagggTTGAAGTTAAGGTTCAGGGGAGGGACGTACCAATGATACCGAATTGCACTAACCCTTTGGTATGGAAAAATTGAGACATGCGCACTCAGCTTCTTAGTTTTATCTTACTTCATCAAATTCCTCTCCGAACCCTACGGGTTTAGAAATAGCGTCAGAGATTTCTTGTGCCAGCTCCTGCTGCTCTGTGATGTCCTGCATTAAGTCGTCCACTTTGTCTATGTCCCtgtggaaaaaaataaaataaaaaaccttTAATTTGCAATGGACATCATTCATAGCAAATTCAGGAAAGAATAACAGTGGCATTCTGAAAGATTTTATAGCACAAGCCATTTCTGACATTACTACACCATGAGCTGCAATGATGAAATTACATTAAAAATAATTAGGAGATGGAAAGTGAAAATCAACCTTACAGCAGAAATTGGTGTTAGCATTTTATTACATTATTTAGAATGCAAAGTGCCTGTCACACACATGAAGTATTAAAAGAAAGTTGCATactctacagtgcattcagaaagtacttACACGTCTTTATTTTtaccacattttgtgttacagacAGAATTTGAAACTGATTAAATTGAAATTGTTTGTCacagatctacacacaataccccataatgtcagtggaATTTTGTTTGAACATTTTTCAGAATTAatataaatgaaaagctgaaatgtctaaataagctcaggagtaaaaatgggcttaacaaattacacaattgtaattttttaattttacctttattttactaggcaagtcagttaagaacaaattcttattttcaatgacggcctaggaacagtgggttaactgcctgttcaggggcagaacgacagatttgaggATTCGACagagctcggggattcgaacttgcaaccttctggtaactagtccaacgctctaaccactaggctaccctgcctagtgGTTGCATGGATTCAGTAATAGTTTTCTTTTTTAATTACTACCCCACACATTGAATTACTACCCCACACATTCAATAATTGATTGAGGgtatacagataattgtatttcaagcacagattcaaccaaagaccagagaggtttttcaatgcctcgcaaaggagGACATTGATGGGTAGATTGGTAAAAAttcaaaaagcagacattgaatatccctttgagcatggtgaagttacaaattaggctttggatggtgtaccaatacacccagtcactacaaatatacaggtgtccttcctaactcagttgccagagaggaaggaacatGCTCAGGGATTTGACCATGAGATCAATGGTTATTTTAAAACAGTGTACGTGTTGTGATATGAGAAaacaatattgtagttactccacaatactaatctaaagtGAAAAATGTTTAGGTTACCACGGTTTGAAAAACTCATATACTGTCCAGCCTAAAGCAAAGTTAGTAACAGTCTGACGCAGGCGCAGCATGTAACGTGGGTTTTGTTTTGTGTGAAAACATGGCTGAAGGCAGTGACAGCGCTCGGGAGATTTTTCAGCCTTCTAAGAGAACTAAATCTGAAGTGTGGTCATACTTTGGGTTTTACAAGAGTGCTGAGGGAAACTTAATTGAAGATGGTCACCCTGTCTGCAGgacatatttaaaaaataaaataataatatatattatttaaaaaaataatcgcAGTGAAAGTGGGTAACAATTCAAATCTCTTGAGTCATCTTCGTGACCACCACCCACTACTTTATAGCGAATGCAAGGTAAGTTAACTTTTGGCTCAATGCATGATGTGGGGACATCGGAATGGGGGAAAATGTAATGGTTTGTCTGTCTAACTTGCTAATACCTTGTCAATAATGTAAACTGAAGCTTTCAGTGTTACCTAAAACACTACACGTTGTTCTGCTGCTGTATGCGTTGTGTGTCTGCAGACTCTATTCGCCCAATGCACACGATAACACATTATGTAGTTTAGTCACCCAACCAACATATTTTGTTCATTTAAAATCCGGCAGACGTCGACTTGGTTGTTCCAACAGGAGAAACACTATACACTCCTATGCAAGACTCCCATGCAAGACTCCCATGCAAGACTCCCATGCAAGACTCCCATGCAAGACTCCCATGCAAGACTCCCATGCAAGACTCCCATGCAAGACTCCCATGCAAGACTCCCATGCAAGACTCCCATGCAAGACTCCCATGCAAGACTCCCATGCAAGACTCCTGTATTTATGTCAATTGTTGGGATCATTGCAATTACTATCACTGTCTACTTTGTATTTATGGAAATTGTGCATGGGGACATTGAATATACTCAAAAGCAACACAGAagatagactgtgtgtgtgaacaataataataataattataaaatgtaacaccaataataatacatttgctattcccttgtttacagagtgGGCATGCAGCAGACAGACCCAGTGAAAGGCAGGCTGCTTATGCACCCACATCAAAAAATGCTCAAGAACTCACTGCAGCCCTTTCATATTACATTGCAAAGAATATGTCATTTCAAATTTTTGAGAGGCCAGGCTTTCTGAGGCTGATTAAGGTTGCTGTGCCTCACTACAAAGTGAGTGCTGCTATGTTTATTTGTTGTTTGTTAACTTGATTTACTTAAGGTTGTGTTCTTTTAAACCGGCACTAGGGAAACTTTTACCTCATGGCCACATGGTGGCATCTTGAATGGTAATGTTATTATTTTAATGCTTATGCACACAAAGTGCATAGTGCTGCTAATTTTATTTGTTGTTTGAACATTCCAAGAACATTAACAATACTGCGATAATTCTGATAACCGTGATAATTTTGGTCACAATAATTGTGAGATTAAAATGTTCATACCGTTTCATctctacagactacaaagggaaacccagacacgAGCTGGCCAGTGaggcgagcctaccagacgagctaaataccttttatgctcgcttcgaggcaagcaacactgaagcatgcatgagagcaccagctgttctggacgagactgtgtgataacgctctccgtagccgatgtgcgcaagaccttcaaacaggtcaacattcacaaaacctcagggccagacggattaccaggacgtgtactcaaagcatgcccggaccaactggcaagtgacattttcaacctctccctgaacgagtctgtaatacctacatgtttcaagcagacaaccatagtccctgtgcccaaggaagtgaaggtaacctgcctaaatgattaccgccccgtagcactcacgttggtagccatgaagtgctttgaaaggctggtcatggatcacatcaacagcatcctcctggatatcctagaccaactccaattcgcataccaccccaacagatccacagatgaccaaatcgcactccacactgccctttctcacctggacaaaaggaacacctatgtgagaatgctgttcattgactacagctcagcgttcaacaccatagtgcccacaaatctcatcactaagctaaggaccctgggactaaacacctccctctgcaactggatcctggacttcctgacaggccgcccccagggggtgaggttaggcaacaacacgtctgccacactgatcctcaacactggggcccttcaggggtgtgtatttagtcccctcctgtactccctcttcacccacaactgcgtggccaaacacgactccaacaccatcattaagtttgctgatgacacaacagtggtaggcctgatcaccgacaacgatgagacagcctataggtcaGAGACCGgccagtgtggtgccaggacaacaacctctccctcaacgtgatcaagacaaaggagatgatcgtggattacaggaaaaggcaggcagAACAGGCCCctattaacatcgacggggctgtcatgggtcgagagcttcaagttccttggtgtccacatcaccaacaaactatcatgatccaaaaacaccaagacagttgttaAGAGGACATGACAACACCTTtgtcccctcaggagactgaaaagatttggcatgggtccccagatcctcaaagttctacagctgcaccatcgagagcatcctgaccggttgcttcACCGCagagtatggcaactgctcggcatctaactgtaaggcactacagagggtagtgcgtacggcccagtacatcactgcggccaagcttcctgccacccaggacctatataataggcagtgtcagaggaaggcccaaacaattgtcaaagactccagtcacccaagtcatagactgtagTCTTTGCTACCGCATGGccagcggtaccggagcgccaagtctaggaccaaaaggctccttaataaaattctacccccaagccataagatggCTGAACAATTACtcaaaatggccaccggactatttacattgacacccccccccccccatttgttttgtacactgttgcTACTCGTTGTTacttatctatgcagtcacttcattcctacctacatgtacaaattacctcgactaagctgtacccccgcacattgactcagtatcggtacccccagtatagagtctcgctattgttatttgattgtgttactttttacttattttttactttagtttatttggtaaatattttcttaactctttcttgaactggactgttgattaagggcttgtaagtaagcatttcacggtaaggtctacacttgtattagGCGCATGtaacaaagtttgatttgatatttccgttttttatttttttattctaaaAAACGGTTATTGacttgtcattatgaggtattgtgtgtagattgtgtgtagatttaatccattttataaatgcctgtaacgtaataaaatgtggaaaaggtcaaggggtctgagtactttccaaatgcactgaatATAGTGTGTGACTTTCTTTTCATACAGTTTACTCTCTGTTAGTCAACACATCTAAACATTTGTGGGTGGATCACCTCATGCTTTTTACTAGACAAATATGAAGTAGAACAATGTGGGCCTGGGTCAACAGAGGCACTCTGTTGCATTCTtggaggtgtgggtgtgtgtgtgtctttcatgGAGCATTTGTGAAACAGAAGTGGAGGTGGCCCTTACATGTTTTCATGGGCTGCCTTCATGGCCTTGGCAGCAAAGCCCATGTTTTTAAGCACTTCGGTGTTGGTGTTGGCGTTCTCTAGCGCCTCCCTCTGGAACTCGATGGTGGACAGCGTGCCATCGATCTGGCCCAGCTGCTTCTCGTACCTCTTCTTCCGTTTTAATGCCTGCAGAGCAGCTGGAtgcaagaggagaggaaggagagacaacTGTGAGAGGATATGTGGGGTGGGAATACTAATGGAGCAGCATAAGCCTATAGCACTGCAAGaggaaatacaaaatatattcatTTGAGTCGTTTAACTCTGTATTCACTGAGAGACCTTGTGTAGGCTTACAATAGGTATTTAATTGAGTCGAGACATTATCTGAAGTATCTTAGATGTGATAAGATGCTTTCACTTCGTAGCTTGTAGATTTCTAGATCACATCTTACCTTGAACATCCCTAGAACTAATTTCAGACATGGTTCAAATACCTGACTAAACTCAACAATATATACAGTTGATAGAATAATTTGTATGTTAAAAATTAAATGTGTTAGAGTCAAAATCCAATAAGGTGTGTGACTAGGCCATTGTGTTACTGTTTCGCAATATGAGCTGGGTATAGTTGAGACATTCAAGGACAACTGAACTGTCGACTTGTGATAACGGTAAAACTAATAACTGGAAATAGGCCTCCCCACCCTTGGGGGGAGAAAAACTGTTAGAAATGTCTAGGCTTGCAGAAGATGATGAAACATGTTGCAGAAGGTTGATAAA
Proteins encoded in this region:
- the LOC135542373 gene encoding charged multivesicular body protein 4b — its product is MSLLGKLFGAGGKGGKSASPQEAIQRLRDTEEMLTKKQDFLEKKIDQELITAKKNGTKNKRAALQALKRKKRYEKQLGQIDGTLSTIEFQREALENANTNTEVLKNMGFAAKAMKAAHENMDIDKVDDLMQDITEQQELAQEISDAISKPVGFGEEFDEDDLLAELEELEQEELDKNLLEIASTENVPLPNVPSTSLPARPAVQKKQEEDEDDMKDLEAWAAN